A region from the Dermacentor andersoni chromosome 11, qqDerAnde1_hic_scaffold, whole genome shotgun sequence genome encodes:
- the LOC129381442 gene encoding desumoylating isopeptidase 1-like: MANESSAYGETGFEVQLYVYDLSKGLAKELSPALLGKELPGVWHTSIVVRGMEYFFGSTGIDSCPAGQTALQEPDKVVSLGRTELPHDVFLDYMWQLGEYSYKASTYDLFRHNCNNFSQHVAVFLTGNSIPREIVELPDDFLSTPLGRTLVPLFERLAIAVDMALGQDSLSGQNSKS, translated from the coding sequence ATGGCAAACGAATCGAGTGCTTACGGCGAGACTGGATTCGAAGTACAGCTGTACGTGTACGACCTGTCCAAGGGGCTCGCCAAGGAACTCTCTCCCGCGCTCCTCGGGAAGGAGCTGCCCGGCGTGTGGCACACGAGCATCGTCGTCCGCGGCATGGAGTACTTCTTCGGCTCGACGGGCATCGACAGCTGTCCGGCGGGACAGACCGCTCTCCAGGAACCGGACAAGGTCGTGAGCCTCGGTCGCACGGAGCTTCCGCACGACGTCTTCTTGGATTACATGTGGCAACTGGGAGAGTACAGCTACAAGGCCAGCACGTACGACCTTTTCCGCCACAACTGCAACAACTTCTCGCAACACGTCGCCGTCTTCCTGACCGGCAATTCCATCCCGCGAGAGATCGTGGAACTCCCCGACGATTTCTTGAGCACGCCACTGGGCCGTACGCTGGTGCCTCTCTTCGAGCGCCTCGCGATTGCTGTCGATATGGCGCTAGGACAGGATTCTCTAAGCGGACAAAATTCGAAAAGTTAG
- the LOC126518045 gene encoding uncharacterized protein produces the protein MASASRDYAESSFEVTLYVYDLSKGPVKQPSPVLPGKHQAGMWQTSIVVHGTECSYGPSGIGSCPLQEKTVLGKPSQVISLGRTEIPRDTYLEYIRKLGESSYKASSYDLFRLNCNHFSQDVALCLTGRSIPAEFLEPSDELKPLGSTPGTSFECTSSRASEGPRSPHGAHERTETSPSLKRRCRPQPGLARGGAPRETSPDAGRGEENEDESGVEQPVFYPQVDGIAAFKELEGHLNTTATTENERSQLRKLCEFVATGNDAWELGPELLDLLEKLLTSRDATCAARLSLLRMLQAAALIEDVILLLHQDRRKHVVMNYVNRIVNLSPQEQDEVLKLLCNLCSHDASCEWLLYITEWRDNSGRVGSNAKATVRAVVHGLLSDRLIAREFGAALVFNLTTRELFDDAAERLSAAIAQFLQGDLSEEQAYRSVTALHRLLRVNYDYVSAKIRTIMPYLRKLSGSSERVKKQVGRISSRISASTSRPHK, from the coding sequence ATGGCAAGCGCATCGCGCGATTACGCCGAGTCCAGCTTCGAAGTAACGCTCTACGTGTACGACCTGTCCAAAGGACCCGTCAAACAACCCTCTCCCGTTCTCCCCGGAAAGCATCAGGCCGGCATGTGGCAGACGAGTATTGTCGTCCACGGCACGGAATGCTCCTACGGCCCGTCGGGCATCGGCAGCTGCCCACTGCAGGAAAAGACCGTCCTCGGCAAACCGAGCCAGGTCATCAGCCTTGGTCGCACGGAGATACCTCGTGACACCTACTTGGAGTACATTCGCAAACTGGGAGAGTCCAGCTACAAGGCAAGCTCGTACGACCTGTTCCGCCTCAACTGCAACCACTTCTCGCAAGACGTCGCCTTGTGCTTGACCGGCCGTTCCATTCCGGCAGAGTTCCTGGAACCCTCCGACGAGCTGAAGCCACTTGGTAGCACTCCGGGGACTTCCTTTGAGTGCACCTCGAGCAGGGCTAGTGAGGGGCCGAGATCTCCACACGGAGCACATGAAAGAACGGAGACTTCGCCCTCCCTAAAACGCCGGTGCCGTCCGCAGCCCGGCTTGGCTCGCGGTGGAGCGCCACGAGAGACTAGTCCTGATGCAGGAAGGGGTGAAGAGAACGAGGATGAAAGCGGCGTAGAACAACCCGTCTTCTACCCTCAGGTCGACGGCATCGCCGCTTTCAAGGAACTCGAAGGACACCTGAACACAACCGCAACCACCGAAAACGAGCGGTCACAGCTGCGCAAGCTCTGCGAGTTCGTCGCCACTGGCAACGACGCCTGGGAGCTCGGCCCAGAGCTGCTCGACCTGCTAGAAAAACTGTTGACGTCGCGCGACGCGACGTGCGCGGCGCGAttgtcactactgcgcatgctcCAGGCGGCGGCTCTAATTGAGGACGTCATCCTCCTCTTGCACCAGGACCGCAGGAAGCACGTCGTCATGAACTACGTCAACCGAATCGTGAACCTTTCCCCCCAGGAGCAGGACGAAGTGCTCAAGTTGCTCTGTAACCTGTGCAGCCACGACGCCAGCTGCGAGTGGCTGCTGTACATAACCGAGTGGCGAGACAACAGCGGCCGGGTGGGCAGCAATGCTAAAGCCACTGTCCGCGCCGTGGTCCACGGGCTCCTTAGCGACCGGCTGATCGCGCGGGAGTTCGGCGCCGCGCTCGTCTTCAATCTCACCACGAGGGAGCTGTTCGACGACGCTGCCGAGAGGCTGTCCGCGGCCATCGCGCAGTTTTTGCAGGGGGATCTCAGTGAAGAACAGGCTTACCGCTCTGTGACGGCTCTACATCGCCTTCTGCGGGTCAACTACGATTACGTGTCCGCAAAGATCCGGACAATCATGCCGTACCTACGGAAGCTGTCTGGTTCTTCCGAGCGCGTCAAGAAGCAGGTCGGTCGTATCAGCAGTAGGATTTCGGCCTCCACATCAAGACCGCATAAGTGA